One part of the Candida albicans SC5314 chromosome R, complete sequence genome encodes these proteins:
- the MSS11 gene encoding Mss11p (Transcription factor; activator that binds to Flo8 via a LisH motif to cooperatively activate transcription of hypha-specific genes; required for hyphal growth), translated as MSKPPPQHQSKNANNSLSSPVSDKQSNDSRQLLLAHLYNYFKTNGLEETAQALLIECNNTIPKATTNSKGYSLDNSGPDQKDTFLDQWWGLLWSIQSSINPNLNQMTNPSGILTPQHQMIVQQRMLQQQQQQAQQQQQQAQQQQAQQQQQQQQLLQQQRLQQQAMIQQQHQQQLINNLSARQQQVGLSTTTNQMGPPGSNSNNLQSNMSPNNEQLQSQARLQQLKLQFQQQQQQQLQQQQQQLQLQQQQQQQQQQQQQQQQQQQQQQRQQQRQRQKKFQRQLSTSSQKSPVINNGQPQQQLQQDQRPASAPQNQPTPGNNNNNNNNTNAVSPKLHRQSVDDYQMNLLQMENQNNSQRQKYLNNQQTRNSQQQQQQQQSQSQSQQSSPFQPPAQQPKNSTTTSTNTTTSRAQKSSRKQQPKNSRRQSVQQQQQQQPQQQPQQSQQMSTSSQSFTAANNSNNVNNTFDISPQIQDQGMLSTKEQQQQPQQPQPQPQSQPQSQSQSLPSNNNNNNNNKQDVVNVVFDDAFFSGNLLLDDFNEFANSTSNNGNGNGNNDMNSQFNNTQTERIMFSMPPNQNQNQFPSQSGDGGGGGGGSMQPNFFEGIELGDGNNSGNGDDDDAPIITTDWLSSMGSGPGYE; from the coding sequence ATGTCTAAACCACCACCTCAACATCAACTGAAGAATgctaataattcattatcactGCCGGTATCAGATAAACAATCTAATGATTCTCgacaattattattagctcatttatataattatttcaaaactaATGGATTAGAAGAAACTGCTCAAGCATTATTAATAGAATGCAATAATACCATTCCTAAggcaacaacaaattctAAAGGTTATTCATTAGATAATAGTGGTCCTGATCAAAAAGATACATTTTTAGATCAATGGTGGGGGTTATTATGGTCAATtcaatcatcaattaatcctaatttaaatcaaatgacAAATCCTTCAGGAATATTAACTCCTCAACATCAAATGATTGTACAACAAAGAATgcttcaacaacaacaacaacaggctcaacagcagcagcaacaggctcaacaacaacaggcccaacaacagcaacaacaacaacaattgttgcaacaacaaagacTACAGCAACAAGCAATgatccaacaacaacatcaacaacaattgattaataatttgagtGCTcgtcaacaacaagttgGTCTATCTACAACTACTAATCAAATGGGACCACCTggtagtaatagtaataatcttcaatcaaatatGTCACCAAATAATGAACAATTACAATCACAAGCAAGattacaacaattgaaattacaatttcaacaacaacaacagcaacaacttcaacaacagcagcaacaattGCAATtacagcaacagcaacagcaacaacaacagcaacaacaacaacagcaacaacaacaacaacaacaacaacgtcAACAGCAACGTCAACGACAAAAGAAATTCCAACGTCAATTACTGACTCTGTCTCAAAAACTGCCAGTTATTAATAATGGACAACCgcaacaacaactccaACAAGATCAACGTCCTGCACTGGCACCACAAAATCAACCTACTCCaggaaacaacaacaacaacaacaataatactaatGCTGTATCACCGAAATTACATAGACAATCTGTTGATGATTATCAAATGAACTTATTACAAAtggaaaatcaaaataattcacaaagacaaaaatatttgaataatcaacaaacaCGTAActcacaacaacaacaacaacaacaacaactgcaaCTGCAACTGCAACAACTGCTGCCATTTCAACCACCAGCTCAGCAACCTAAAAATAgtacaacaacatcaactaatactactactagtCGAGCACAGAAGTCCTCGagaaaacaacaaccaaagAATTCAAGACGTCAATCtgttcaacaacaacaacaacaacaaccccAGCAACAACCCCAACAATCTCAACAAATGTCGACTTCTTCACAATCTTTTACCGCTgctaataattcaaataatgtGAATAATACATTTGATATTTCACCACAAATTCAAGATCAAGGAATGTTATCCACcaaagaacaacaacaacaaccccAGCAACCGCAACCACAACCGCAATCGCAACCACAATCACAATCACAATCTCTACcttcaaataataacaataacaataacaataaacaagATGTTGTTAATGTAGTATTTGATGATGCATTTTTCCTGGGTAATTTACTTTTAGATgattttaatgaatttgcCAATAGTACAAgtaataatggtaatggtaatggtaataatgatatgaattcacaatttaataatacaCAAACAGAAAGAATAATGTTTAGTATGCCACCTAATCagaatcaaaatcaatttcctTCACAATCTGGTGATGGTGGAGGAGGAGGTGGTGGAAGTATGCAACCTAATTTTTTCGAAGGTATTGAATTAGGTGATGGAAATAATAGTGGTAATggagatgatgatgatgctCCTATAATTACTACTGATTGGTTAAGTCTGATGGGATCAGGTCCAGGttatgaataa
- a CDS encoding uncharacterized protein (Ortholog of Candida albicans WO-1 : CAWG_01818), protein MQAFFLSFVIKNDNENQNDNENQNDNDKVPLLTNLKTLQLPDFFTSFIYYKPDFMESLLHTCKCWGCQLVLNKLEHEFYDKLIDENLETNYYMTIGYILGKLQADREVCIPIKEKTFHYNKYPINKGQPHTLHNNFHIPNENENENEEEVDNHSMMTNCCQCNIINDPLGVDELNIDNLVTTYIIHQVDPIINYLNVMFINLDNLMIHGIYYERDPLIGKMIPIYDNSEYPQSFLMGAKDYIERGLNPPGPFGTFRGH, encoded by the coding sequence ATGCAAGCATTTTTCTTAAGTTTTgttattaaaaatgataatgaaaatcaaaatgataatgaaaaccaaaatgataatgataaagtCCCCTTGTTaactaatttgaaaactttacAATTACCCGATTTTTTCAcatcatttatttattataaacCTGATTTTATGGAATCTTTATTACATACATGTAAATGTTGGGGGTGTCAATTagttttaaataaattggaaCATGAATTttatgataaattaatcGATGAAAATcttgaaacaaattattatatgaCCATTGGATATATTTTAGGAAAATTACAAGCTGATAGAGAAGTTTGTATTCCTATTAAAGAGAAAACTTTCcattataataaatatccaataaataaagGTCAACCTCATACTTTACATAATAATTTTCATATCCccaatgaaaatgaaaatgaaaatgaagaagaagtggACAATCATAGTATGATGACAAATTGTTGTCAAtgtaatattattaatgatcCTTTGGgagttgatgaattaaatattgataatttagtAACAACTTATATTATTCATCAAGTTGAtccaattattaattatttaaatgttatgtttattaatttagaTAATTTAATGATTCATGGAATTTATTATGAACGAGATCCATTAATTGGGAAAATGATACCAATTTATGATAATTCTGAATATCCTCAATCATTTTTGATGGGGGCAAAAGATTATATTGAACGAGGTTTAAATCCACCTGGTCCATTTGGTACTTTTAGAGGTCATTAA
- a CDS encoding uncharacterized protein (Ortholog of C. dubliniensis CD36 : Cd36_30250, Candida tenuis NRRL Y-1498 : CANTEDRAFT_98619, Debaryomyces hansenii CBS767 : DEHA2G22594g and Pichia stipitis Pignal : PICST_50168) → MTSKFDNIYKSDLVTNASLALFNTRTFKNTIHPTNSLITKLPPYIIQQILEYVNQFDLINLSLTCSRLYLLAIEKLYKRITIVLEAEFPNKYKGDSHKYIIDNGMKYMDSSLIFKLNNLLKFIITITKNKSIFQLIKYVVFDKSYDTFQGGSDLLIALQCQIMKIFEFSKNLNFLHISFVDFTKGIDKLTKFLSFENVRQKMFKLLITDLNQLNKPFIPPNLTNLFLLLNDHDNDNNNNNNNNNNNKIPIMDLSMPPFDCFNSLFTLTCSTTNQLGLSILKNLKLSSRNMKLKLKGLTVFHRHKNTFLTPEQEQEQEQQQQSDNSTKLDFEIINQTIDLTYLSHLYLKVDCNEHRDNLCNCYEIFFDKFSQFSNQNNGLPNLINFEIESYPNMEWLRPHQQMENILTPLSGFIKTLTNLSRLTIDFSTPGFKMFDNNLALSNYMLNKLNXTFNASIFLKFCY, encoded by the coding sequence ATGAcatcaaaatttgataatatttacAAGTCCGATCTTGTCACCAATGCTAGTCTTGCCCTATTTAATACCAGAACTTTTAAAAATACTATTCATCcaacaaattctttaattaCAAAACTACCTCCATATATTATACAACAGATATTAGAATATGTCaaccaatttgatttaattaatctACTGTTGACTTGTTCAAGATTATATTTGTTAgccattgaaaaattatataaacGTATCACTATAGTATTAGAAGCTGAATTCCccaataaatataaagGTGATTCtcataaatatattattgataatgggATGAAATATATGGATAGttcattaattttcaaattaaataatttactaaaatttatcattaccaTCACTAAGAATAAATCGATATtccaattaattaaatatgTGGTATTTGATAAAAGTTATGATACATTTCAGGGGGGAagtgatttattaattgcGTTACAATGTcaaattatgaaaatttttgaattttctaaaaatttgaattttttacatatatcatttgttgatttcaCTAAAggaattgataaattaaccAAATTTTTACTGTTTGAAAATGTTCGTCAAAAAAtgtttaaattattaataactgatttaaatcaattgaataaaccATTTATACCGCCAAATTTAACTaatctatttttattattgaatgatcatgataatgataataataataataataataataataataataataaaataccGATTATGGATTTATCAATGCCAccatttgattgttttaattcCTTATTTACATTGACTTGTTCTACAACTAATCAATTGGGGTTatcaatattgaaaaatttgaaattaagTTCAAgaaatatgaaattgaaattaaaaggTTTAACAGTTTTCCATCGTCATAAAAATACCTTCCTCACACCAGAACAAGAgcaagaacaagaacaacaacaacaatcgGATAATTCTACAAAGTtggattttgaaataattaatcaaaCGATTGATTTAACTTATTTATCtcatttatatttaaaagTTGATTGTAATGAACATCGAGATAATTTATGTAATTGTtatgaaatatttttcgataaattttcccaattttctaatcaaaataatggattaccaaatttaattaattttgaaattgaatcttATCCAAATATGGAATGGTTAAGACCTCATCAACAAAtggaaaatattttaactCCTTTAAGTGGTTTTATTAAAACTTTAACCAATTTACTGAGATTAACTATTGATTTTTCTACTCCTGGTTTCAAAatgtttgataataatttagcATTATCGAATTATATgttgaataaattaaatKRAACATTTAATGCAAGCATTTTTCTTAAGTTTTgttattaa